tatgtgtgcttaaactgttctcaaaaagtgttgcggaggatgagaacatcaggcatggacacatcgttttcctaatttttctttattattattatacataaatattaagtaaattattttctgtcatctaaagtagtctagcaaaaaaatcacttaatttttttctaaatatttttgttataatttgtttaaattaaaacataacacatgttcaaacacaCCCGGacgcattgcggtaatgagaatttcagcagaaaaggagataaaattgacaaataataaattcttatgttaaaatcacacattgtgcaaggtagaacacagtattgtgttaattctgatgctttttaaaattactatattacacattttatagctaaaatcattagtgccgtggtgtttcaatggtttcgtgagaatcacccaactgaAACAAAGTTACCCTCCAAGAAGCAAGTTTGATGTGTGTTGTTCgtttttaaaaggtacagtttttgcaaaaatatgtgattttggaaatattcaaaggctttgagcaacctctagatattgtagaaacaattcaaaattttgcacagtgtgtttttattgatatcctaacacatttagggggtgagaggtgaacatttaaaaaaaaagtaacccattataaggaccaccctaatatatatatatatatatatatatatatatatatatatatatatatatatatatatatatatatatatatatatatatatatatatatatattcaatatAGGCTcataatataattaattttgtCCATACCTCCAAAATTAATAGAGTTCCCGTGTCCAGGAATATTAGGGGTAAAATGAGATCTCTGCCTGTCCACGTAAAGCTGGTTGTGGTTCCGTGCGTAAGGGCCATAAGTTCCCTGCACCCCCATTAAAAACGCAGAGAGatgaaagacaaaaatacaaataaagcaCGTCATGCTGAAAATGATGTCTTATTGAGGTGCTTGCCCGCGGTTTTGACGGGACGAGACACTCACGTTGTTTTAAAGCCGCTGCCCCCCAGATGCCCAACATCAGCCACCAATCCAGAGAAGCAAATGCGTTTGACTGGGCGGGTGTTTGGTCTTTTATCTAAGTTATAAACAGTGGAAAATACAATAAGGACACGACACTGAAAATGAGtgaaataaatatcaaaaaggttaaaatgtgatattttaaaACGAATGTCTTCTTTAAATACCAATTGCAAATTTCATATACATTTTTAGTTAAACAAtactattataattattttattaataaaacaatgatCATATACGAGGTACATAAATTAGATCTCATAATAACCACAGAAAGATATCCTCTGAGATTTGATAAAAGTTTTCAATTTAGCTAAGAATTCTACAAATCTGGCTAAAATAATTATCAatactaaaaacaaaaaattataaagacataatattttacaaaatatattttaatatgtttttaaaaaacagttttgtgttttatatgtgATACATAATGTACACAATGACgttaatttaatttacagttcataaaaacgtcttattatttatatataaactaaACTGTATAGTAATACATCCCGTGTATAGAGGGCGCTATAGGTAAACACACTACAGCAGCAGCGtcggatgtttttttttactgagcTCGTTGGTCAGTTTCAAGAGCAGGGAGAGATCTGTCAAGCCATCAAGGTAAAATTTCGTATTTTAATCGGTGTTAAACATAACTGATATCTATATATAATGTAACTGTCTACAGAATGCAGAGTCTGTCAGTGCAGGCGCTGGCTCTGCGGCAGCTGGGCAGATTGAACTCTATGCAGATGTTCACGCCATGCCATAGCTCATGCCTGAACATGTGGTGCCCACGGACGTTACATGCTCGTCAGGTGTGGGGTTCGGCCGCTCTCCAGACACACCGGACAAGCATGTGGACAAAACCATGGGACGGACGGCAGAGCTGGCCGCTTCACCAGACCCGACTCAAGAGCACAAGAAAGAAAGGGAAGCAAAGAACGGtccaggaggaagaggaggatgaAGATCCAGAGGCTAGTGACTATGAAGATGAGCTTCAAGATGACCCAGGCTTACCCAAAGACTACAAAGACCACGAGAAAAGCGTGCACTCTCTACGCTTCGATTTAGTTTTGAAGTCTGGATTGGATATTGCACGAAAGTAGGTCAAAAACTGTACAGAGATTACTtctccaccaccaccaccaccaccaccattGAGTTGCATcagtgtattttatgttgtaatGCTATAATTTGttatgtatttgtttgtttcagTGGTGTGGAGGATGCTTTCTACAACCACAAACTGCGCCTCAACGGTCAAAGTCTCACCAAGAAGAGTAAAATGGTCAGTCAGCGTCCTCTAGTGGCGTTTTGAGAGGAGACATCTACCACCTAAAATAACAATCATCTGTTTGCTTACCCTACAGGTTAAAGTGGGTGATATACTAGATCTGATCATAAAAGAAGACAAGGAAATGGACACAGTCTTGCTAAAGAGAGTGATCTTAAAAAAGGTGGTGGGAGAGACAAACGATGCAGAAAAGCAAAGAGTCATTCTAAGAAGCTGGAAAAACCTACAACTTCCCAGAAAGGACGTGTTTAAGCAGTGAAGACTGATTCCATGCCAATTGTTGAGAGGTGGCGGTCAAAAAATTGGATAAAAGTGGCTACTATCCAGTCGTTTATTTTTGTGAGACAGCAGACAAGTGCTGTTCGCAATCTGATGCACATGATGGTTCTCATGACTCTTTCATAAAACTTAAA
This Misgurnus anguillicaudatus chromosome 11, ASM2758022v2, whole genome shotgun sequence DNA region includes the following protein-coding sequences:
- the mtres1 gene encoding mitochondrial transcription rescue factor 1; the protein is MQSLSVQALALRQLGRLNSMQMFTPCHSSCLNMWCPRTLHARQVWGSAALQTHRTSMWTKPWDGRQSWPLHQTRLKSTRKKGKQRTVQEEEEDEDPEASDYEDELQDDPGLPKDYKDHEKSVHSLRFDLVLKSGLDIARNGVEDAFYNHKLRLNGQSLTKKSKMVKVGDILDLIIKEDKEMDTVLLKRVILKKVVGETNDAEKQRVILRSWKNLQLPRKDVFKQ